A window of the Nitrosopumilus ureiphilus genome harbors these coding sequences:
- a CDS encoding ATPase domain-containing protein has protein sequence MISTGLQKLDEFLSGGIPNGLIIDIFGGNGTGKTQLLLQLCINSIKNGGNVLYLDTTGGFRPERILEIQKQSGIEFNFLEKITVYRIRNTSEQIKSINNFEKNHFSLIVIDNITDLFSYEYKNDESIFEKNSLFMKYMNQLSKFAITNKIPIVITNMIRILEDREVENMKSAVDPFTHIKVHLSKNSSKFQGQIYWALDKQSFSYTINKMGLFHNSEDI, from the coding sequence CTGGTTTACAAAAATTAGATGAATTCTTGTCTGGAGGAATTCCCAATGGCTTGATTATTGATATTTTTGGTGGAAATGGGACTGGAAAAACTCAACTTCTCTTACAATTATGTATAAATTCAATTAAAAATGGTGGAAATGTTTTGTATTTGGATACAACTGGTGGATTTAGACCTGAAAGAATTTTAGAAATTCAAAAACAATCTGGAATAGAATTTAATTTTCTTGAAAAAATTACTGTATATAGAATTAGAAATACTTCAGAACAAATCAAATCAATTAATAATTTTGAAAAAAATCATTTTTCTTTAATTGTAATTGATAATATTACTGATTTATTTTCTTATGAATACAAAAATGATGAATCTATATTTGAAAAAAATTCTTTATTTATGAAATATATGAATCAACTATCAAAATTTGCAATTACTAATAAAATTCCAATTGTAATTACTAATATGATTAGAATTCTTGAAGATAGAGAAGTAGAAAATATGAAAAGTGCAGTTGATCCTTTTACACATATCAAAGTCCATCTTTCTAAAAACTCATCAAAATTTCAAGGCCAAATCTATTGGGCACTTGATAAACAATCTTTTTCATACACAATCAATAAAATGGGTCTGTTTCATAATTCTGAAGATATTTAA
- a CDS encoding DEAD/DEAH box helicase — translation MRDHKETQQTNQILESLFKKFGFSKLTEIQKQASPLILQKKDCLVIAPTGSGKTECSVIPIFSILKKSKKQGKIKALYITPLRALNRDVFRRITKYAQENELSIEIRHGDTTQKDRKKINENPPDILITTPETLVILLTQIKMLDALYDLEWIIIDEVHELLSSERGAQLSLSIERLEFNSKYPLTKIGLSATVGNFEEAGKFVVGTKRKCEIIRDTSVRKYDVEIKYVEGTISDVAEKITEYVLELKLDSPVLLFTNTRGEAEFLASILKDKSSIPIELHHGSLSKEVREETESTLREGKRGIVVCTSSLELGLDIGSIELVIHYGSPRQVSKFVQRIGRSRHNRDASARGLIITNNSDDEFEAQAILDRIQEGSIEEQKIHNGSLDVLAHHLVGFAMQSGEISVEQAFDLVTKAYPFRNLQVKDLIDVLDLLDSNYLIFFDRTKMTFWKKGRSFKYYFENLSTIPDILKFKVFDSVGKKIIGSLDQRFVGDFGDSGNIFVLKGSQWRILNIDEKSFTVNVEPFRGSGITVPYWEGESIPIDYKTARKVGQFRSKVKNGSLVLKNKLIEKLNFDVIPDENNVVIESNRSQGSIVIHSCFGTRINSTLSVLLSSFLSSLLGSIVDSRSDGYRIVLSSRSRISEKLFIEVLKDDYDLHSIISASLTGTHNVNWRTWCVAKKFGIVGRGAIYERKSARFLYERYSKTALVREALRELFHDKYDLKNSDNILKKIREDEIHIKWLEVDQFSKLAEPILDHTTKYYSSPANLDKGILDLVKARLQKTKHRLICARCGKWERLVETHEVKNILICPYCKGRQITATYHSDYDLPKIIRKKHEGKKLSSDEKHKFDRAWKVSSLVENFGKIAITVMSGYGVGADTAARILRNMVDEEHLFKQIYEAERQYVVTRGFWDS, via the coding sequence ATGCGAGATCACAAAGAAACACAGCAGACGAATCAAATTCTTGAATCTTTATTTAAAAAATTTGGATTTTCTAAACTAACTGAAATTCAGAAACAAGCTTCACCATTGATTTTACAAAAAAAAGATTGTTTAGTCATTGCCCCAACCGGTTCAGGAAAAACAGAGTGTTCTGTAATTCCTATTTTTTCAATTTTGAAAAAATCTAAAAAACAAGGAAAAATCAAAGCTCTCTACATTACTCCCTTACGTGCATTAAATCGTGATGTATTTAGAAGAATCACAAAATACGCCCAAGAAAATGAATTATCTATTGAAATTCGACATGGAGATACAACACAAAAAGACAGGAAAAAAATCAATGAAAATCCACCAGATATTCTAATCACAACTCCTGAAACTCTTGTTATACTTTTGACACAAATCAAAATGCTTGATGCGTTATATGATTTAGAATGGATAATAATTGATGAAGTCCATGAATTACTTTCTAGTGAAAGAGGTGCTCAACTCTCATTAAGTATTGAAAGATTAGAATTTAATTCAAAATATCCTCTCACAAAAATAGGATTATCTGCTACAGTTGGAAATTTTGAAGAAGCAGGAAAATTTGTTGTTGGTACTAAAAGGAAATGTGAGATAATTAGGGATACATCAGTGAGAAAATATGATGTAGAAATAAAATATGTGGAAGGGACAATTTCTGATGTTGCCGAAAAAATTACTGAATATGTTTTAGAATTAAAATTAGATTCTCCTGTGCTTCTATTTACTAATACAAGAGGAGAAGCAGAATTTCTGGCCTCAATTTTAAAAGATAAATCTTCTATTCCTATTGAATTACATCATGGTTCACTTTCTAAAGAAGTCAGAGAAGAAACTGAATCAACTTTACGTGAAGGAAAGCGTGGTATTGTTGTATGTACCTCTTCGTTGGAATTAGGATTAGATATTGGTTCTATTGAATTAGTGATTCATTATGGTTCACCAAGACAAGTCTCAAAATTTGTACAAAGAATTGGAAGAAGTAGACACAATCGCGATGCATCAGCTCGTGGATTAATCATAACTAATAATTCTGATGATGAATTTGAAGCACAAGCTATACTTGATCGTATTCAAGAAGGTTCAATTGAAGAACAAAAAATTCATAATGGATCTCTGGATGTTTTGGCTCATCATTTGGTTGGATTTGCAATGCAAAGCGGTGAAATTTCAGTCGAACAAGCTTTTGATTTGGTTACAAAAGCGTATCCATTTAGGAATTTACAAGTCAAAGATCTTATAGATGTGTTAGATTTGCTAGATTCCAATTATCTGATATTTTTTGATCGAACAAAAATGACTTTTTGGAAGAAAGGGCGTTCATTCAAATATTATTTTGAGAATCTTTCTACAATTCCAGATATTTTAAAATTCAAAGTTTTTGATAGTGTAGGTAAAAAAATTATTGGGTCATTAGATCAAAGATTTGTTGGCGATTTTGGAGATTCTGGAAATATTTTTGTGTTAAAAGGTTCACAATGGAGAATTTTAAATATTGATGAAAAATCTTTCACTGTTAATGTTGAGCCATTTAGAGGAAGTGGAATAACTGTTCCATACTGGGAAGGTGAAAGTATTCCTATTGACTATAAAACTGCAAGAAAGGTAGGACAATTTCGTAGTAAAGTTAAGAATGGTTCACTTGTTTTAAAGAATAAACTAATTGAAAAATTAAATTTTGATGTAATACCTGACGAAAATAATGTAGTTATTGAATCAAATAGATCTCAAGGTTCTATTGTAATTCATTCATGTTTTGGAACTAGAATTAATTCCACTTTATCTGTATTACTTTCTTCATTTCTTTCTTCATTGTTGGGTTCAATAGTTGATTCACGTTCAGATGGTTATAGAATTGTTTTATCTTCTAGATCACGTATTTCAGAAAAACTTTTCATCGAAGTTCTAAAAGATGACTATGATCTGCATTCAATTATTAGTGCATCTTTAACAGGAACTCATAATGTCAATTGGCGAACATGGTGTGTTGCTAAAAAATTTGGAATAGTTGGACGTGGTGCAATTTATGAAAGAAAATCAGCTAGGTTTTTGTATGAACGATACTCCAAAACTGCACTTGTACGTGAAGCGCTTCGTGAATTATTTCATGACAAATATGATCTTAAAAATTCTGATAATATTTTAAAAAAAATCCGTGAAGATGAAATCCATATTAAATGGTTAGAAGTTGACCAATTTTCAAAATTAGCAGAACCTATTTTAGATCATACGACAAAATATTACTCGTCTCCTGCAAATCTTGACAAAGGAATTCTTGATCTTGTAAAAGCTCGACTTCAGAAAACAAAGCATCGTCTAATTTGTGCTAGATGTGGCAAATGGGAACGATTAGTTGAAACTCATGAAGTTAAAAATATCCTAATCTGTCCTTATTGTAAGGGAAGACAAATCACCGCAACTTACCATTCTGATTATGATCTTCCAAAAATTATCCGAAAGAAACATGAAGGAAAAAAACTATCATCTGATGAAAAACACAAGTTTGATCGTGCCTGGAAAGTCTCATCTTTGGTGGAAAATTTTGGGAAAATTGCTATTACTGTAATGTCTGGATATGGCGTTGGTGCTGATACTGCAGCAAGAATTTTACGAAATATGGTTGATGAGGAACATCTCTTCAAACAAATCTATGAGGCAGAAAGACAATATGTTGTAACAAGAGGTTTTTGGGATTCTTAA